One Ranitomeya variabilis isolate aRanVar5 chromosome 5, aRanVar5.hap1, whole genome shotgun sequence DNA window includes the following coding sequences:
- the LOC143773992 gene encoding neuropeptide Y receptor type 2-like: MFSAQMGTLKQSNMTEELHLRGRHVKSTVSPIQFFHGSSFMTDSTNLIWVQVILITAYSLIILLGLVGNSLVIYMILKYKNMRTVTNFFIANLAVADLMVDSLCLPFTLVYTLMDEWKFGSVLCHLLPYAQAMSVNVSTLTLVVIALDRYWCIVFHLSSRISKKFSFLIVTVTWVVASIFTIPLAIFREYRFEDLPALKLKIAVCAEKWPSNNSRDAAIYSISMLLLQYVLPLIVICFAYTRIWLKLKNHISPTPRSDTHQRRKNTTKMLVMMVILFAICWLPFHVFQLAIDLDWVLVFQEYKLLYSIFHVIAMCSTFANPLLYGWMNKNYRNGFLMFFGCKNKLHNGQHDGSLRGHSYTFRATTYHGSFRNAGENGHPPAHV, translated from the coding sequence ATGTTCTCAGCTCAAATGGGGACATTAAAGCAAAGCAACATGACAGAAGAGCTTCATTTGAGAGGACGGCATGTAAAGAGCACAGTTTCCCCCATCCAGTTTTTCCATGGCTCCAGTTTCATGACGGATAGCACTAATCTCATTTGGGTTCAGGTGATCCTCATCACAGCATATTCTTTGATTATCCTCTTGGGACTGGTTGGCAACTCTTTGGTTATCTACATGATTTTGAAATACAAAAACATGAGGACAGTAACAAACTTTTTCATAGCCAACTTAGCTGTGGCTGATCTTATGGTGGATAGTCTTTGCCTGCCTTTCACCTTGGTCTACACATTGATGGATGAGTGGAAATTTGGATCGGTACTTTGCCATTTGTTACCATATGCACAAGCCATGAGTGTCAATGTCTCAACTCTGACCTTAGTTGTCATCGCATTGGATAGATACTGGTGTATTGTATTTCACCTAAGTAGTCGGATCTCCAAAAAATTCAGCTTCTTAATTGTTACAGTCACATGGGTGGTGGCTTCCATTTTTACTATTCCTTTAGCTATTTTTCGAGAGTATAGGTTTGAGGACTTGCCAGCTTTGAAACTCAAAATAGCTGTTTGTGCAGAGAAGTGGCCCTCAAATAACAGCAGGGATGCTGCCATTTATAGTATTTCGATGCTTCTTCTACAGTATGTCCTTCCCCTCATTGTAATATGCTTCGCTTATACCAGAATATGGTTGAAGCTGAAGAACCACATAAGTCCAACACCAAGAAGTGACACCCATCAGCGAAGAAAAAACACAACTAAAATGCTGGTGATGATGGTCATCTTGTTTGCCATTTGTTGGCTTCCCTTTCATGTCTTCCAGTTGGCCATAGACTTGGACTGGGTCCTTGTATTCCAAGAGTACAAACTTCTTTATTCCATCTTTCATGTTATTGCCATGTGTTCTACCTTTGCCAACCCTCTCCTTTATGGATGGATGAATAAGAATTACAGAAATGGGTTTCTTATGTTTTTTGGATGCAAGAATAAACTGCATAATGGCCAACATGATGGCTCTCTCCGGGGTCATTCTTATACTTTTCGTGCCACCACTTATCATGGTAGTTTTCGGAATGCCGGAGAAAATGGACATCCTCCAGCTCATGTGTAA